Proteins co-encoded in one Malus domestica chromosome 09, GDT2T_hap1 genomic window:
- the LOC139198524 gene encoding 7-deoxyloganetin glucosyltransferase-like produces the protein MDSKAVANNKPHAVCIPAPAQSHIKAMLKFSKLLHHRGFHITFVNTEFNHSRFLKSLGPNSLDGLPDFRFETIPDGLPPDSNQDATQDVSLASDAISKNLLPPFRDLLIKLNDAAISINNFSPPVTCIFSDGFMPFTITAAEEIGLPLVIFFTISASSFMGYKQYPTLVEKGIAPLKDESCLTNGFLDKVIDWIPGMKDIRLRDLPANFRTTNPNDSVFNLSLESVERVDKASAVVVHTFETLEPDVLNALSSMLPLVYAIGPLQLLLNHLPKDPLNAVGYSLWREETECLEWLNSKPPNSVVYVNFGSIAVMTPEHLVEFAWGLANSKLPFFWVIRPDLIVGESAILSPEFVAETKERGLIASWCPQEQVLSHPSVGGFLTHSGWNSIVESLCAGVPMLCWPFFADQQTNTWCACNEWGIGMEISNDVKRAEVEKLVRELVEGEKGKKMKMKVMQWKKLAEEASTPHGSSCTNLDNLVNKVLSRKKN, from the exons ATGGATTCCAAGGCAGTAGCTAACAACAAACCTCATGCTGTTTGTATTCCAGCACCAGCTCAAAGCCATATAAAGGCAATGCTTAAATTTTCAAAGCTACTCCACCATAGAGGCTTTCATATAACCTTTGTCAACACAGAGTTCAACCACAGCCGCTTTCTTAAATCTCTTGGACCCAACTCCCTCGATGGCTTGCCTGATTTTCGATTCGAAACCATTCCAGACGGCCTTCCACCAGACTCCAACCAAGATGCCACCCAAGACGTCTCTTTAGCATCCGATGCCATCAGCAAAAACCTTTTGCCTCCGTTTCGAGACCTCCTCATAAAACTCAATGACGCGGCGATTTCAATCAATAATTTTAGTCCTCCAGTTACTTGCATTTTCTCAGATGGTTTCATGCCATTTACAATCACAGCCGCTGAAGAAATTGGACTCCCTTTGGTAATCTTCTTTACCATTTCTGCAAGCAGTTTCATGGGCTATAAACAATACCCTACTTTGGTGGAAAAGGGTATTGCACCACTCAAAg ATGAGAGCTGTTTGACAAATGGCTTCTTGGACAAGGTAATAGATTGGATTCCAGGAATGAAGGATATTCGTTTAAGGGATCTACCGGCAAACTTTCGAACTACGAATCCAAATGACAGCGTGTTTAACCTCAGTTTGGAATCAGTGGAGAGAGTTGATAAGGCTTCAGCAGTTGTTGTTCATACTTTTGAAACATTGGAGCCAGATGTTTTGAATGCTCTCTCTTCAATGCTTCCACTTGTCTATGCCATTGGCCCtctccaattgcttctcaatcacTTACCAAAAGATCCTTTGAACGCTGTCGGATATAGCCTATGGAGAGAAGAAACTGAGTGCCTTGAATGGCTAAACTCAAAGCCACCAAATTCAGTTGTTTATGTGAATTTTGGCAGCATAGCAGTCATGACACCAGAACATCTTGTAGAGTTTGCATGGGGACTTGCAAATAGCAAGCTTCCATTCTTTTGGGTAATCAGGCCTGATTTGATTGTCGGTGAATCCGCGATTTTGTCACCTGAATTTGTAGCTGAAACTAAGGAGAGGGGTTTGATAGCAAGTTGGTGTCCACAAGAGCAAGTCCTTAGTCACCCTTCAGTTGGAGGGTTTTTAACACATAGCGGTTGGAATTCGATTGTGGAAAGTTTGTGTGCAGGAGTTCCTATGCTTTGTTGGCCTTTCTTTGCTGACCAACAAACTAACACTTGGTGTGCTTGCAATGAATGGGGCATTGGGATGGAGATTAGTAATGATGTCAAAAGAGCAGAAGTAGAGAAGCTTGTTAGAGAGTTAGTGGAGGGAGAAAAgggtaaaaaaatgaaaatgaaggtCATGCAGTGGAAGAAACTTGCAGAAGAAGCCAGCACTCCACATGGTTCCTCATGCACAAACCTGGACAATTTAGTCAATAAAGTgctatcaagaaaaaaaaattag
- the LOC139198525 gene encoding 7-deoxyloganetin glucosyltransferase-like, with product MDSTAAATKPHAVCIPAPAQGHIKPMLKFAKLLHHRGFHITFVNSKYNHRRFLKSLGPNSLDGLPDFQFEAIPDGLPDSDEDTTQDVLLLCDSIRKQKLLAPFRELLMNINNNATSTPINPPVTCIVSDGLMSTFTLTAAEEIDVPMVLFYTIAACSFMGTIQFRALIEKGLVPLKEESCLTNGYLEKVIDWIPGMKDIRLRELPTFIRTSDPDDIMFNFLMEVTDRAHEASAVVLHTFDALEPDVLEALSSMLPLVYPIGPLQLHLNQIPDHPLNIGYSLWKEETDCLDWLNTKAPNSIVYVNFGSITVMTPEHLVEFGWGLANSKVPFFWVIRPDLVIGQSALLPREFVDETKERSLIASWCPQEQVLNHPSVAGFLTHSGWNSTFESLTAGVPMLCWPFFGDQQMDCRYSCNEWGIGMEISNDVKRDEVERLVRELMDGEKGKKMKNKVMVWKKLAEEATGPHGSSSKNLDTLVNQVLLRKTRRHHP from the exons ATGGATTCCACAGCAGCGGCTACAAAGCCTCATGCTGTTTGCATTCCGGCTCCAGCTCAAGGCCATATCAAGCCAATGCTTAAATTTGCAAAGCTTCTCCACCATAGAGGTTTTCATATTACCTTTGTCAACTCCAAGTACAACCACAGGCGCTTTCTAAAATCTCTGGGCCCCAATTCCCTTGATGGCTTGCCTGATTTTCAGTTTGAAGCCATCCCAGACGGCCTTCCAGATTCAGATGAAGATACCACCCAAGACGTCCTTTTGCTTTGTGATTCaatcagaaaacaaaaattattggCTCCCTTTCGGGAACTACTAATGAATATCAACAATAATGCCACATCAACACCCATTAATCCTCCAGTAACTTGCATAGTGTCAGATGGTTTGATGTCCACGTTCACACTCACAGCCGCTGAAGAGATTGATGTCCCTATGGTTCTGTTCTACACTATTGCAGCTTGCAGCTTCATGGGAACCATACAATTTCGTGCTTTGATCGAAAAAGGCCTGGTACCACTCAAAG aggAGAGCTGTTTGACAAATGGATATCTGGAAAAGGTTATAGATTGGATTCCAGGAATGAAAGATATCCGTTTAAGGGAGCTCCCAACCTTTATTCGGACTTCAGATCCCGACGACATCATGTTTAACTTCTTGATGGAAGTAACCGATAGAGCTCATGAAGCTTCTGCAGTTGTTCTTCATACTTTTGATGCCTTAGAGCCAGATGTTTTGGAGGCTCTCTCATCTATGCTTCCACTTGTTTATCCAATTGGCCCTCTTCAGTTACATCTCAATCAAATACCAGATCACCCATTGAATATTGGATACAGCCTATGGAAAGAAGAAACAGACTGCCTTGACTGGCTAAACACTAAGGCGCCAAATTCAATTGTGTATGTGAATTTTGGCAGTATAACAGTTATGACACCTGAACATCTTGTCGAGTTTGGCTGGGGACTTGCAAACAGCAAGGTGCCCTTCTTTTGGGTAATTAGACCTGATTTAGTTATTGGCCAATCAGCACTTTTGCCGCGGGAGTTTGTggatgaaacaaaagaaagaagtctCATTGCGAGTTGGTGCCCACAAGAGCAAGTCCTTAACCACCCATCAGTGGCAGGATTTTTAACACACAGCGGTTGGAATTCAACCTTTGAGAGCCTCACTGCAGGAGTGCCTATGCTCTGTTGGCCATTCTTCGGCGACCAGCAGATGGACTGCCGCTATAGTTGCAATGAATGGGGCATTGGCATGGAAATTAGTAATGATGTGAAGAGGGATGAAGTAGAGAGGCTTGTCAGAGAGTTAATGGATGGGGAGAAGGGTAAGAAGATGAAAAATAAGGTCATGGTGTGGAAGAAGCTTGCAGAAGAAGCTACTGGTCCACATGGTTCTTCATCCAAAAATTTGGACACGCTAGTGAATCAAGTGCTACTAAGAAAAACTAGACGTCATCATCCATAA